The following are encoded in a window of Solibacillus sp. FSL R7-0668 genomic DNA:
- a CDS encoding methylmalonyl-CoA mutase family protein — MSTNMKEIEFQSASYDQWQEEAVKALKGKPFESLFTKTIENITLEPLYTKESLIEKLGDQLEKQVSTVRTLSKSSTFAVAQQIVGETEESFFANLEESLARGNEIITIYSPVAFTWTEAAIAKLASYLSENSFKITVQSNDDAVLAVFDKIEAANRDNVNGYIIAPEAVDVAGFPNVRTFAANTIPYHNNGANSVQELAIALAQASQQAQSVEDFKAFEQKFFVQFAADTQFFSEIAKIRAFKVLWKAFASAFGNEASAVPVVVETSARSFSKYDVYVNLLRSGNEAFSAAIGGADVITVHPHDCLTETTEQSVRIARNVSLVTKEESHVTKVLDPAGGSYFIESLTADYVKAAWAMFLEIEQAGGLQAYGIDAKIEEVYNTRIQQVETRKHTLIGTNIYANPVDEIPTVENAQFADVKRIALPFENLRASFAQADLKVAILTFGQLKNYKPRADFVQGFFATAGIVADQTEGFQSIEEATAWAATADYDYVVVAATDEDTKQLIPALLDGKKQGLVLDAAGKYKEEADAWTANGLNGFIFAGQNIVEKLNDVVTTVKGAQQ, encoded by the coding sequence ATGTCAACTAATATGAAAGAGATTGAATTTCAATCAGCTAGCTATGATCAGTGGCAAGAAGAAGCGGTAAAGGCTCTTAAAGGAAAACCGTTCGAATCACTGTTCACAAAAACAATTGAAAACATCACGCTTGAGCCACTTTATACAAAAGAAAGTTTAATCGAAAAATTAGGTGATCAATTAGAAAAGCAAGTTTCAACAGTTCGTACTTTATCAAAATCATCAACATTTGCAGTTGCACAACAAATTGTAGGTGAAACAGAAGAAAGCTTCTTTGCGAACTTAGAGGAAAGCTTAGCACGTGGTAATGAAATTATTACCATTTATAGCCCAGTAGCATTTACATGGACAGAGGCAGCCATCGCCAAATTAGCCTCTTATTTATCTGAAAATTCATTTAAAATTACGGTTCAATCAAATGACGATGCCGTGTTAGCTGTATTCGACAAAATTGAGGCAGCTAACCGAGATAACGTAAACGGTTACATTATTGCACCTGAAGCAGTGGATGTTGCTGGTTTCCCAAATGTACGTACATTTGCAGCAAATACAATCCCCTACCACAATAACGGTGCAAATTCAGTACAAGAGCTTGCCATTGCATTAGCACAAGCGTCACAGCAAGCACAATCTGTAGAAGACTTTAAAGCATTTGAACAAAAATTCTTCGTGCAATTTGCAGCAGATACACAGTTCTTTTCAGAAATCGCAAAAATTCGTGCATTTAAAGTGTTATGGAAAGCGTTTGCTTCAGCATTCGGCAATGAAGCAAGCGCTGTCCCAGTCGTAGTAGAAACATCTGCACGTAGCTTCTCAAAGTACGATGTGTATGTAAACTTACTACGCTCAGGCAACGAAGCATTTTCAGCGGCAATTGGTGGCGCGGACGTAATTACTGTGCACCCACATGACTGCTTAACAGAAACGACAGAGCAATCAGTACGTATTGCACGTAATGTTTCTTTAGTAACAAAAGAAGAATCTCACGTAACAAAAGTACTAGATCCTGCTGGTGGTTCTTACTTTATCGAGTCATTAACAGCAGATTATGTCAAAGCGGCATGGGCAATGTTCCTTGAAATCGAACAAGCTGGTGGCTTACAAGCATATGGTATCGATGCAAAAATTGAAGAAGTATACAACACACGCATTCAGCAAGTGGAAACGCGCAAGCATACATTAATCGGAACAAATATCTACGCAAACCCAGTAGATGAAATTCCAACAGTTGAAAATGCACAGTTTGCAGATGTGAAGCGTATTGCACTACCATTCGAAAACTTACGTGCAAGCTTCGCTCAAGCAGATCTTAAAGTAGCTATTTTAACTTTTGGTCAGCTGAAAAACTACAAGCCACGTGCAGATTTCGTGCAAGGCTTCTTTGCGACAGCAGGCATCGTAGCAGACCAAACAGAAGGCTTCCAATCAATTGAAGAGGCAACAGCTTGGGCAGCGACTGCAGACTATGATTACGTTGTCGTAGCAGCAACAGATGAGGATACAAAACAATTAATCCCAGCCCTTTTAGACGGAAAAAAACAAGGTCTCGTATTAGACGCAGCGGGTAAATATAAAGAAGAAGCAGATGCTTGGACTGCAAACGGCTTAAACGGCTTTATTTTTGCAGGTCAAAACATCGTAGAAAAGTTAAACGATGTTGTAACGACTGTGAAGGGGGCACAACAATGA
- a CDS encoding dihydrolipoamide acetyltransferase family protein has protein sequence MTIQNIAMPQLGESVTEGKIERWLVQVGDTVNKYDPLAEVTTDKVNAEIPSSFAGVIKELIAIEGETLPVGAVVCTIEVEGSELPPAPAAKSSNVSSAILNAGLQRKEELPPTNTVEKPVKPVRTGGRYSPAVAALASEHQVDLTQVTGTGADNRITRKDVEAFIAAGKPMQTQQPVTQQEAPDNTFAVQDAPKKLESVATATGDIEIPVTQVRKAIAKNMLKSTHEIPHAWMMMEVDVTELVEYRDRIKDEFKQKEGFNLTYFAFFLKAVSQALKEFPMMNSVWAEDKIIQKKDINLSIAVATDDALFVPVIKNVDEKSIKGIAKEIHEYAQIVRHGKLKLEHMQGGTFTVNNTGSFGSVQSMGIINYPQAAILQVESIVKRPVIVQGNMIAPRSIVNLCLSLDHRILDGLICGKFLSRVKEILENVDKEKMSVY, from the coding sequence ATGACGATTCAAAACATCGCAATGCCGCAATTAGGCGAAAGTGTAACGGAAGGAAAAATCGAACGCTGGCTTGTCCAGGTTGGCGATACCGTGAATAAATATGACCCCCTAGCAGAAGTGACGACGGATAAAGTAAATGCCGAAATTCCTTCATCATTTGCAGGTGTCATTAAAGAGCTCATCGCAATCGAAGGGGAAACATTACCTGTGGGCGCGGTTGTTTGTACGATTGAAGTGGAGGGATCTGAGCTACCTCCTGCTCCAGCGGCAAAAAGTTCGAATGTCAGCTCAGCCATTTTAAATGCTGGCTTACAGCGCAAAGAGGAGCTGCCACCTACGAATACGGTAGAAAAACCAGTGAAGCCGGTGCGTACAGGCGGTCGGTATTCTCCGGCAGTAGCTGCACTGGCCTCTGAACATCAGGTGGATCTAACCCAAGTGACAGGCACTGGCGCGGATAATCGAATTACACGAAAAGATGTAGAAGCCTTTATTGCGGCAGGAAAACCAATGCAAACGCAGCAGCCAGTAACGCAACAGGAAGCCCCGGACAACACATTCGCTGTGCAAGACGCACCGAAGAAACTGGAATCCGTTGCGACTGCTACAGGGGATATCGAAATTCCGGTCACACAAGTGCGGAAAGCGATTGCGAAAAATATGCTAAAAAGTACACATGAAATTCCGCATGCTTGGATGATGATGGAAGTAGATGTGACAGAGCTTGTGGAATATCGTGATCGCATAAAAGATGAATTTAAGCAAAAGGAAGGCTTTAATTTAACCTACTTTGCCTTTTTCTTAAAAGCCGTTTCGCAAGCGCTTAAAGAATTCCCGATGATGAATTCTGTGTGGGCGGAGGATAAAATTATTCAAAAGAAAGATATTAATCTATCTATCGCCGTTGCGACGGATGATGCGCTATTCGTCCCGGTTATTAAAAATGTGGACGAAAAATCGATTAAGGGCATTGCCAAGGAAATTCATGAATATGCACAGATCGTTCGTCATGGAAAATTGAAATTAGAGCATATGCAGGGCGGTACGTTTACAGTTAATAATACGGGCTCATTTGGCTCAGTGCAGTCGATGGGGATTATCAATTATCCGCAAGCTGCTATTTTGCAGGTGGAAAGTATTGTAAAAAGACCTGTAATAGTACAGGGTAACATGATCGCACCTCGGTCAATCGTAAATTTATGTTTGTCATTAGATCATCGAATTTTAGATGGATTGATTTGTGGGAAATTCCTATCTCGAGTGAAAGAAATTCTCGAAAATGTCGATAAAGAGAAGATGTCAGTCTACTAA
- a CDS encoding alpha-ketoacid dehydrogenase subunit beta yields the protein MPVISYIDAINLAMKEEMERDDRVFVLGEDVGLKGGVFKATTGLYDQFGEQRVLDTPLAESAIAGVAIGAAMYGMRPIAEMQFADFIMPAVNQIVSEAAKIRYRSNNDWSCPLVVRAPFGGGIHGALYHSQSVEALFAGTPGLKIVIPSTPYDAKGLLKAAIRDPDPVLFFEHKRAYRLIKGEVPTDDYTLPIGVADVKREGDDVTVITYGLAVHFALQAADRLAKDGIETHILDLRTVYPLDQEAIIEAAKKTGKILLITEDNKEGSIMSEVAAIIAEHCLFDLDAPIQRLAGPDVPAMPYAPTMEKYFMINPDKVERALRELAAF from the coding sequence ATGCCAGTAATTTCTTATATTGATGCAATTAATCTTGCCATGAAAGAAGAAATGGAACGTGATGACCGCGTCTTCGTACTGGGAGAGGATGTTGGCTTAAAGGGCGGTGTGTTTAAAGCGACTACCGGATTATACGACCAATTCGGCGAACAGCGTGTGCTCGATACACCACTTGCGGAAAGTGCAATTGCAGGTGTAGCAATTGGTGCGGCAATGTATGGCATGCGTCCGATTGCTGAAATGCAGTTTGCGGATTTTATCATGCCGGCTGTGAACCAAATTGTTTCGGAAGCGGCGAAAATCCGCTATCGTTCAAATAATGATTGGAGCTGTCCACTAGTGGTACGCGCGCCTTTTGGTGGGGGAATTCACGGTGCTTTGTATCATTCGCAATCGGTTGAAGCGTTATTTGCAGGGACACCCGGCTTAAAAATTGTCATTCCATCAACACCATATGATGCAAAAGGCTTGTTAAAGGCAGCGATTCGCGATCCTGATCCCGTGCTGTTTTTTGAGCATAAGCGTGCCTATCGCTTGATTAAGGGTGAGGTACCGACGGATGATTACACATTGCCGATTGGAGTGGCCGATGTGAAGCGTGAGGGCGATGATGTTACGGTCATTACGTATGGCTTGGCGGTTCACTTTGCATTGCAGGCGGCGGATCGTTTAGCGAAGGACGGTATTGAAACACATATTTTAGATTTACGCACCGTGTACCCGTTAGATCAAGAAGCAATTATTGAAGCGGCGAAGAAAACGGGGAAAATTTTGCTCATTACGGAAGATAATAAAGAAGGCAGCATCATGAGTGAGGTCGCAGCGATTATCGCGGAACATTGCTTATTTGATTTAGATGCGCCGATTCAACGTCTAGCAGGACCAGACGTACCCGCAATGCCTTATGCTCCAACAATGGAAAAATATTTTATGATCAATCCTGATAAAGTGGAACGTGCGCTAAGAGAACTAGCTGCGTTCTGA
- a CDS encoding thiamine pyrophosphate-dependent dehydrogenase E1 component subunit alpha, with protein sequence MTEQQLMHEQLGLTNEDVIKMYETMLLARRIDERMWLLNRAGKIPFVISCQGQEAAQVGAAFALDHTKDYIAPYYRDMGVVLHFGMTAQDLMLSAFAKAEDPNSGGRQMPGHFGQKKNRILTGSSPVTTQVPHAVGVALAGKMQKKDFITFVTLGEGSSNQGDFHEGANFAGVHKLPVIIMVENNQYAISVPVERQLGCAKVSDRAIGYGMPGVTVDGKNPLEVYKVVKEAADRARNGEGPSLIETVTYRLTAHSSDDDDRQYRTAEDIAEGKAKDPILLFENYLKERGIVDDAFIEQLNDHVMQVINEATEYAENAPYASPEHALKFVYAEGEDA encoded by the coding sequence AACAATTAATGCATGAACAGCTAGGATTAACAAATGAAGACGTCATCAAAATGTATGAAACGATGCTGCTAGCGCGGCGCATTGACGAGCGTATGTGGCTATTAAATCGCGCTGGAAAAATTCCGTTTGTTATTTCCTGTCAGGGGCAAGAGGCAGCACAGGTTGGCGCGGCATTTGCACTAGATCATACAAAGGACTATATTGCACCGTATTATCGTGATATGGGGGTCGTGCTCCATTTTGGAATGACTGCACAGGATTTAATGCTTTCAGCGTTTGCCAAAGCAGAGGACCCAAACTCTGGTGGACGCCAAATGCCGGGACATTTCGGGCAAAAGAAAAACCGGATTTTAACGGGCTCTTCTCCGGTAACGACACAGGTTCCACATGCGGTAGGGGTTGCTTTGGCAGGCAAGATGCAAAAAAAGGATTTTATTACGTTTGTAACGCTTGGGGAAGGCTCGTCCAATCAGGGAGATTTTCATGAAGGTGCGAACTTTGCAGGGGTTCATAAGCTTCCGGTAATTATTATGGTTGAAAATAACCAATACGCGATTTCTGTTCCAGTGGAGCGTCAGTTAGGCTGTGCAAAGGTGTCTGACCGAGCAATTGGTTACGGCATGCCTGGTGTGACAGTAGACGGGAAAAATCCACTCGAAGTATATAAAGTGGTAAAGGAAGCGGCAGACCGTGCTCGAAATGGCGAGGGCCCCTCTTTAATTGAGACGGTGACCTATCGTTTGACAGCCCATTCCTCTGATGATGACGACCGCCAATATCGAACAGCAGAAGACATCGCGGAAGGAAAAGCAAAGGATCCGATCTTGCTTTTCGAAAACTATTTAAAAGAACGCGGTATTGTAGATGACGCGTTCATTGAACAATTAAATGATCACGTCATGCAAGTCATCAATGAAGCGACAGAGTATGCAGAAAATGCTCCGTATGCCTCACCAGAACATGCCCTTAAGTTTGTCTATGCGGAAGGAGAAGATGCGTAA